The Bacteroidota bacterium DNA window TGAGGGTCTACGAGGTCTCCCGTCCGCCCCGCAGGGGAGAGCGGCGGGCCGCCGGGAAGTCGGACCTCGTCGACGCCGAGCACGCCGCGCGCGAGGTGCTCTCGGGCGAGGCGACGTCGATCCCGAAAACCGCCGACGGGAGCGTCGAGGTGCTCCGAGTCGTCAAGATCGCCCGTGACACGGCCGTCAAGGCGCGTACGCAGGCCATGATCACGCTGAAGTCCGTCCTCGTGACCTCGCCCGACGAGCTCCGGGCGGAGCTGGAAGGCTTGAGCGACTTCCGCCTGATCACCGCGTGCGCAGACCTGTCGGACGGCTCCACGTCGGACCCGGCGAGCGCGTCGCGCTACGCGCTCGGATCGCTGGCGGCGCGTTGGCTCGCGCTCCACGAGGAAGTCAAGGAGCACACGCGGCACCTCAAGCGGATCACGAGCGAAGTGGCCCCGCAGCTTACGGCTGCCTTCGGGATCGGCTTCGACTCGGCGGCCGAGCTGATGATCGCGGCCGGCGACAACGGCGAGCGGATCCGGAGCGAGGCGGCCTTCGCCAAGCTGTGCGGCGTGTGTCCGATCCCGGCCTCGTCCGGTCGGACGA harbors:
- a CDS encoding IS110 family transposase yields the protein MPSLHLQRTDVVVGVDTHKDEHMAVALDGIGGRLGSQALPATAEVYADLLSWARNHGRVVAFGVEGTGSYGSGVARFLRRQGMRVYEVSRPPRRGERRAAGKSDLVDAEHAAREVLSGEATSIPKTADGSVEVLRVVKIARDTAVKARTQAMITLKSVLVTSPDELRAELEGLSDFRLITACADLSDGSTSDPASASRYALGSLAARWLALHEEVKEHTRHLKRITSEVAPQLTAAFGIGFDSAAELMIAAGDNGERIRSEAAFAKLCGVCPIPASSGRTTGRHRLNRGGNRQANAALYRIVIVRMRWHEPTMAYVARRTAEGRTKKEVIRCLKRYVAREVFGLLPRATEARAKNLVAGA